A part of Tessaracoccus timonensis genomic DNA contains:
- the pseB gene encoding UDP-N-acetylglucosamine 4,6-dehydratase (inverting) codes for MSLLENSSILITGGTGSFGKAFITRVLKDFNPRRVVIFSRDELKQYECRQMFDNDERLRWFLGDIRDQHRLARAMKDIDYVVHAAAYKQVDTAEYNPYEFVKTNVMGSQNVIETSIDAGVKKVVALSTDKASSPINLYGATKLTADKLFISGNHYAAAYPTRFSVVRYGNVMGSRGSVIPFFRKLAAEGKSLPITDFRMTRFFITLPQAVQFVVDSFEEMQGGELFVPRIPSMKITDLAQAVAPGAEMHEVGLRPGEKLHEEMISAEEGRRTIQVSDTRYVMQPDLATWGYQSPEGTPVPEGFHYTSDRNDLWFSGEEMIKILETEV; via the coding sequence GCGTTTATCACGCGTGTGCTGAAGGACTTCAACCCGCGCCGCGTGGTTATCTTCAGCCGCGACGAACTCAAGCAGTACGAGTGCCGCCAGATGTTCGACAACGACGAGCGTCTGCGTTGGTTCCTGGGCGACATCCGCGACCAGCACCGTCTTGCGCGCGCCATGAAGGACATCGACTACGTCGTGCACGCCGCCGCCTACAAGCAGGTGGACACCGCCGAGTACAACCCCTACGAGTTTGTGAAGACGAACGTCATGGGCTCGCAGAACGTCATCGAGACCTCCATCGATGCCGGGGTGAAGAAAGTCGTCGCACTCTCCACCGACAAGGCTTCCTCCCCCATTAACCTCTACGGTGCCACCAAGCTCACCGCCGACAAGCTCTTCATCTCGGGCAACCACTACGCTGCCGCTTACCCGACGCGATTCTCCGTCGTGCGCTACGGCAACGTGATGGGCTCCCGCGGCTCCGTCATTCCGTTCTTCCGCAAGCTTGCTGCCGAGGGCAAGTCTCTGCCGATCACGGACTTCCGGATGACGCGCTTCTTCATCACCCTCCCGCAGGCGGTGCAGTTCGTCGTCGATTCGTTCGAGGAAATGCAGGGCGGCGAGCTGTTCGTTCCGCGCATCCCGTCGATGAAGATCACCGATCTCGCGCAGGCGGTTGCACCCGGCGCCGAGATGCACGAAGTTGGTCTTCGTCCCGGCGAGAAGCTGCACGAGGAGATGATCTCCGCTGAGGAAGGCCGTCGCACCATTCAGGTGAGCGACACCCGCTACGTCATGCAGCCGGACCTGGCCACCTGGGGCTACCAGTCCCCCGAAGGCACTCCCGTGCCGGAGGGCTTCCACTACACCTCGGACCGCAACGACCTGTGGTTCTCTGGCGAAGAAATGATCAAGATCCTCGAAACCGAGGTCTGA